The following coding sequences lie in one Chelonoidis abingdonii isolate Lonesome George chromosome 6, CheloAbing_2.0, whole genome shotgun sequence genomic window:
- the OSTF1 gene encoding osteoclast-stimulating factor 1, translated as MSKPPPKPAKPGQVKVFRALYTFEPRTPDELYFEEGDIIYISDMSDTNWWKGTCKGRTGLIPSNYVAEQAESIDNPLHEAAKRGNLSWLRECLDNQVGVNGLDKAGSTALYWACHGGHKDIVEVLFTQPNVELNQQNKLGDTALHAAAWKGYADIVEMLLAKGARTDLRNNEKKLALDMATNAACASLLKKKQGTDTVRTLSNAEEYLDDEDSD; from the exons ATGTCCAAGCCGCCACCTAAACCGGCCAAACCAG gACAAGTCAAAGTGTTCAGGGCCCTGTATACATTTGAACCCAGAACT ccGGATGAGTTGTATTTTGAAGAAGGGGATATTATCTACATTTCAGATATG AGTGACACAAATTGGTGGAAGGGAACCTGCAAAGGCAGAACTGGACTTATTCCAAGCAACTACG TGGCTGAACAAGCGGAGTCCATTGATAACCCATTGCATGAAGCTGCCAAAAGAG GAAACCTGAGCTGGTTGAGAGAGTGCTTGGATAACCAAGTTGGTGTAAATGGTTTAGACAAAGCAGGAAGCACAGCTTTGTACTGGGCTTGCCATGGTGGGCACAAAG ATATagtggaagtgttatttacacagCCAAACGTAGAACTAAATCAACAG AACAAATTGGGAGACACAGCTTTGCATGCTGCTGCTTGGAAGGGTTATGCAGATATTGTAGAGATGCTACTGGCAAAGG GGGCAAGAACAGATTTAAGAAACAATGAGAAGAAATTGGCTCTGGATATGGCTACCAATGCTGCCTGTGCTTCCCTGCTTAAAAAGAAACAAGGGACAG atacAGTGCGGACATTAAGTAATGCAGAGGAATACCTTGATGATGAAGACTCCGATTAA